In the Haliaeetus albicilla chromosome 7, bHalAlb1.1, whole genome shotgun sequence genome, one interval contains:
- the LOC138685784 gene encoding uncharacterized protein, whose translation MEAVLIFLCSLLVPAAVADVATPEKEEDPFNYDYQSLRIGGLVFAVVLFTVGILLILSRRCRCSFNQKPRAPGDEEAQAENLITSNVRVALSSAFRESGGPEPMLVGRRLCTTGKRSLEREPQGRAAGAQGSPTSPPHPESEALSTARMRALLTSCLHAALRPPAEQTPRSQPPSVSCVRVPRWSARGVCSVLSVLTANWIEQPAWQLALPPRGRHSLEGRSILLMRFASQLMCFPRGAHSQSETPAGQHADTMGDEQAPEQGLDRFSYDYETIRNGGLIFAVVAFVVGLLIILSQRFHCGGKKKRRQGNEEDL comes from the exons ATGGAGGCAGTGCTGATCTTCCTGTGCTCTCTGCTGGTGCCGGCGGCTGTGGCAGACG TGGCCACcccagagaaggaggaggaccCCTTTAACTATG ATTACCAGAGCCTGAGGATCGGGGGGCTGGTGTTTGCCGTGGTTCTATTCACCGTTGGCATTCTCCTTATACTCA GCAGGAGGTGCAGGTGCAGTTTCAACCAGAAGCCCAG AGCTCCAGGGGATGAGGAGGCCCAGGCGGAGAACCTGATCACCTCGAACG TCAGAGTTGCCCTGAGCTCCGCATTCAGAGAGAGTGGAGGCCCGGAGCCCATGCTGGTGGGCAGGCG GCTGTGTACAACTGGCAAGCGCTCCCTGGAACGGGAGCCGCAGGGCAGGGCGGCAGGGGCCCAGGGGAGCCCTacgtcccccccccacccagagTCAGAGGCACTCAGCACGGCCCGCATG AGAGCTCTGCTCACCTCCTGCCTCCACGCTGCCCTGCGGCCTCCGGCAGAGCAGACCCCGCGCAGCCAGCCCCCGAGCGTCAGCTGTGTGCGTGTCCCGCGTTGGAGTGCCCGTGGTGTCTGTAGCGTGCTGTCGGTGTTAAC AGCAAACTGGATTGAACAGCCTGCCTGGCAGCTGGCCTtgccgccccggggccggcacAGCCTCGAGGGGCGCAGCATCCTG TTAATGAGGTTTGCCTCCCAATTAATGTGCTTTCCCAGGGGCGCCCACTCCCAGAGCGAGACGCCCGCCGGACAACACGCCGACACGATGGGTGACG aGCAAGCGCCCGAGCAGGGCCTGGACAGGTTCAGCTACG acTATGAGACCATCCGCAACGGGGGGCTGATCTTTGCCGTCGTGGCTTTTGTCGTTGGGCTCCTCATCATCCTCA GCCAGCGGTTCCACTGcggagggaagaagaagaggag ACAAGGAAACGAGGAAGACCTGTAG
- the TMPRSS13 gene encoding transmembrane protease serine 13 isoform X2, which produces MDGKTSLTTASSSSVPPSLHASTVSNIFSARPPQPRESVLGISFKPYSPESSPAPAPCTTCESARSSMFRAPCMSQRRLALIFCISVLIVLLIALILLFMFWRSQTGIVYKEPAESCKDSPVRCDGIVDCSQRSDELGCVRFASDESLLHIYSSAESQWLPVCSSAWDDSFSRKTCQQLGFQNASQTEYIPLHVSGKSLTVTDERETIQQSLNSSHCLTGKYVSLRCTTCGQRISGRIIGGKETSVTKWPWQVSVQYGPIHICGGTIIDAQWVLTAAHCFFMNSMKILDDWKVYGGVSDLKQHAEGIPVSQVIINSNYSDDHDDYDIALMKLSRPLTLSAQVRPACLPMYGQQFQTGRSCFITGFGKTRENEDNTSPKLREAEVKLIDYKVCNSDKVYEGYLTPRMMCAGYLQGGKDACQGDSGGPLVCEDNGRWYVAGVTSWGTGCGQKNKPGVYTRVTKLLSWIYSKMESEND; this is translated from the exons ATGGACGGGAAAACCTCTCTG ACCACGGCATCGTCCAGCAGTGTCCCTCCCAGCCTCCATGCCTCCACAGTCAGCAACATCTTCAGTGCCCGACCGCCGCAGCCTCGAGAAAGCGTCCTCGGCATTAGCTTCAAGCCCTACAGCCCGGAGTccagcccagccccggccccctgCACGACCTGTGAGAGCGCAC GATCCTCCATGTTCAGAGCTCCCTGCATGAGCCAGCGACGGCTTGCGCTCATCTTCTGCATCTCCGTCCTCATCGTGCTGCTCATCGCTCTCATCCTGCTGT TTATGTTCTGGCGGTCGCAGACCGGCATCGTGTACAAGGAGCCTGCTGAGAGCTGCAAGGACAGCCCCGTGCGCTGCGACGGCATCGTCGACTGCTCCCAGAGGAGTGACGAGCTGGGCTGCG TGCGCTTCGCATCTGACGAGTCCTTGCTCCACATCTACTCGAGTGCTGAGAGCCAGTGGCTGCCGGTGTGCAGCAGCGCCTGGGATGACTCCTTCTCCAGAAAgacctgccagcagctgggatttcaGAA tgcATCGCAGACTGAATACATTCCCCTGCACGTCTCCGGCAAGAGCCTCACTGTGACTGATGAGCGAGAGACCATCCAGCAGAGCCTCAACAG ctcccactgTCTGACGGGAAAGTACGTCTCCCTCCGATGCACAA cctgCGGGCAGAGGATTTCTGGCCGAATCATTGGAGGAAAGGAAACCTCCGTGACCAAGTGGCCCTGGCAAGTCAGTGTGCAGTATGGGCCCATCCACATCTGCGGCGGCACCATCATCGACGCGCAGTGGGTCCTCACCGCGGCCCACTGCTTCTTCAT gaACAGCATGAAGATCCTCGATGACTGGAAGGTGTACGGCGGGGTCTCGGACCTGAAGCAGCATGCGGAGGGCATTCCCGTCTCCCAGGTCATCATTAACTCCAACTACAGCGACGATCACGATGACTATGACATTGCACTCATGAAGCTCTCCAGGCCGCTGACGCTCTCAG CTCAGGTTCGCCCAGCCTGCCTCCCCATGTACGGCCAGCAATTCCAGACCGGCAGGTCCTGCTTCATCACCGGCTTTGGGAAGACCAGGGAGAACGAAG ATAACACGTCCCCAAAGCTGCGGGAGGCCGAGGTGAAGCTGATTGACTACAAGGTCTGCAACAGCGACAAGGTGTACGAGGGCTACCTGACCCCACGGATGATGTGTGCCGGGTACCTGCAGGGGGGGAAAGATGCGTGCCAG GGTGACAGCGGAGGGCCCCTGGTCTGCGAGGACAACGGCCGCTGGTATGTGGCTGGGGTCACAAGCTGGGGGACAGGATGTGGCCAGAAGAACAAGCCCGGTGTTTACACGCGTGTGACAAAGCTTCTCAGCTGGATATACAGCAAAATGGAG AGTGAGAACGACTAA
- the TMPRSS13 gene encoding transmembrane protease serine 13 isoform X1, with the protein MFRAPCMSQRRLALIFCISVLIVLLIALILLFMFWRSQTGIVYKEPAESCKDSPVRCDGIVDCSQRSDELGCVRFASDESLLHIYSSAESQWLPVCSSAWDDSFSRKTCQQLGFQNASQTEYIPLHVSGKSLTVTDERETIQQSLNSSHCLTGKYVSLRCTTCGQRISGRIIGGKETSVTKWPWQVSVQYGPIHICGGTIIDAQWVLTAAHCFFMNSMKILDDWKVYGGVSDLKQHAEGIPVSQVIINSNYSDDHDDYDIALMKLSRPLTLSAQVRPACLPMYGQQFQTGRSCFITGFGKTRENEDNTSPKLREAEVKLIDYKVCNSDKVYEGYLTPRMMCAGYLQGGKDACQGDSGGPLVCEDNGRWYVAGVTSWGTGCGQKNKPGVYTRVTKLLSWIYSKMESEND; encoded by the exons ATGTTCAGAGCTCCCTGCATGAGCCAGCGACGGCTTGCGCTCATCTTCTGCATCTCCGTCCTCATCGTGCTGCTCATCGCTCTCATCCTGCTGT TTATGTTCTGGCGGTCGCAGACCGGCATCGTGTACAAGGAGCCTGCTGAGAGCTGCAAGGACAGCCCCGTGCGCTGCGACGGCATCGTCGACTGCTCCCAGAGGAGTGACGAGCTGGGCTGCG TGCGCTTCGCATCTGACGAGTCCTTGCTCCACATCTACTCGAGTGCTGAGAGCCAGTGGCTGCCGGTGTGCAGCAGCGCCTGGGATGACTCCTTCTCCAGAAAgacctgccagcagctgggatttcaGAA tgcATCGCAGACTGAATACATTCCCCTGCACGTCTCCGGCAAGAGCCTCACTGTGACTGATGAGCGAGAGACCATCCAGCAGAGCCTCAACAG ctcccactgTCTGACGGGAAAGTACGTCTCCCTCCGATGCACAA cctgCGGGCAGAGGATTTCTGGCCGAATCATTGGAGGAAAGGAAACCTCCGTGACCAAGTGGCCCTGGCAAGTCAGTGTGCAGTATGGGCCCATCCACATCTGCGGCGGCACCATCATCGACGCGCAGTGGGTCCTCACCGCGGCCCACTGCTTCTTCAT gaACAGCATGAAGATCCTCGATGACTGGAAGGTGTACGGCGGGGTCTCGGACCTGAAGCAGCATGCGGAGGGCATTCCCGTCTCCCAGGTCATCATTAACTCCAACTACAGCGACGATCACGATGACTATGACATTGCACTCATGAAGCTCTCCAGGCCGCTGACGCTCTCAG CTCAGGTTCGCCCAGCCTGCCTCCCCATGTACGGCCAGCAATTCCAGACCGGCAGGTCCTGCTTCATCACCGGCTTTGGGAAGACCAGGGAGAACGAAG ATAACACGTCCCCAAAGCTGCGGGAGGCCGAGGTGAAGCTGATTGACTACAAGGTCTGCAACAGCGACAAGGTGTACGAGGGCTACCTGACCCCACGGATGATGTGTGCCGGGTACCTGCAGGGGGGGAAAGATGCGTGCCAG GGTGACAGCGGAGGGCCCCTGGTCTGCGAGGACAACGGCCGCTGGTATGTGGCTGGGGTCACAAGCTGGGGGACAGGATGTGGCCAGAAGAACAAGCCCGGTGTTTACACGCGTGTGACAAAGCTTCTCAGCTGGATATACAGCAAAATGGAG AGTGAGAACGACTAA